DNA from Chaetodon trifascialis isolate fChaTrf1 chromosome 14, fChaTrf1.hap1, whole genome shotgun sequence:
GTGCAAGACGGTTGGAGTTCAGGGTGTGCCTGGCTCGTCTGTCAGGCTGTACTTGAATGAAATGGTTGCTTTGAGTTTATTATACAAATGACTGGTAGTCAAACCTGAGTCATCCAGGCTTGCAGAGACACGTTGGTGAGGTCATCAACAgtgcagcagcatcacacaggACGTCTGCTTCTTATATAAGGAATTATATATGCAGGAAGTTACTTAGTGTTAGgtattttgtttggttttatacAGAATTCATTAAATTCAACCGTTTTCTGTCTGGTACAAAGGATACTCTCCAGTTTTTACCCCGCACCCCTCCTAAATAAGGCACCAGATGTGCACCAAACTACCTCCCTGCACATTCTGAACTCAAGCAATTTCAATGCAAAGTAAAAGTAACAGTATGTGATGATGCATGGACCTTACTCACCCCTCATGTAGCCTCCATCACCAAGAGTTTCAGGTTATTGTTTAACATGGATCTCAAGCATCTGCTTATCTATCTCCATCCTTTTGCTCTGCTCTACACAAGTAGCTCTCTGGGGGACAGCAGCTGCATGTTAGGAGTCTGACTGGCACACAACACCCACCAATTACATGGACTACAAAGCAATACAATACACAACAAAGGGTAGTAAAAGGCGTGCCACTTAACAAGTACAAGGTTTATGAAGGGGGACCAGAGGGCAGCGCCATCCAATAATGGAGAAATCATTGGGAGATGTTCGCTTTTTCCATTTACAGGCTAATATAATAGCCACTCACATGAAGCGGGTCTACTCGCCAACTGCATACCTGCATGAACAGCCGCACAGGATCCAAGTAGTCCACACAACCCCTGTCTCCAAACCCCAGGGACTGTTCTAAAGATACCGACTGTATGTGAGTGTAACCCATTTCAGAGCACATCAGGTGCCCAGCATgcagcagccactgcagaggggAGGATCCACAACAGTATCACACACGATCTTCAAGGGCAAATCTCAAGGACAATCTCAGTCTAACCTTCTGTGGACCAGCAGCCGGTACAGAAGATGCACTCGCTTATATGACAGATACCGCAAGGTGCcactgcgggggggggggggggggggggaatcaaGCATTTAGCTCATCTTTCACAATCTGCCCTCATTTACAGCAGAGTTGTGTGTGATAGTAGTCTGTGTATCTAGAGAGGCACCATCACAGCAGCATGTGGTTTATCTTAGCCATGCTTTCAGGGTCAGGCATGATAAATCTATCATTTGGTACTTCCGCCTCAGAACATTAACACCCTTCACTTTGGTGAAGCTGTGATTGTAATTTTGAGATGAGCAAAGAACAAGTAGGATGTCAAGGTCAAAGTATTTCAAGATGCTCGGTAGTCATAGAGAAAGTACAGTAACTTGACAGTGTATGtttgaagaaaaagacacagatgtCAGGCTTGTATGCAAATATGGTATAAAAATTTAATGTCGCCGTCGATGTTAGCATGCTTTAAAAATCAACCAAAATCAGAAGCATTGAAATCACAAAGTGACGTGTGAATATAAAGTACAGCAGTgctacttttttttccccatttttttctattttcttaaCAAAATAGAGGTTCCTCAATGCCTGGTGGCATGTCATAAAGAGGAGCAATGCTCACTGACAACTCCGGATTTTGTCTCCTTCATCAGGAGCGTTAAGCTATTATTTAAGAACAATTTGTACATCAAACAATCCAAACAAGCCAGGAGCTGGCTCATTCACTCATACATTTATGTACACAGAAAGGCATTCACACTTCACTCCATTATAAGTGTGCAAAGATGAAACATACAACTTTCACACACATCCTGAGGGCTACATATACTCACTATCACACTGGTTCTCTGGCAACAGGTTTCCTGATTTCCCTATACGGCGTATCAGGAAATATCTTAGTCATCGCTATAAAATCAGTTCCATTACCCCTGTTGAATTAAAAcactgtgaaaagaaaacacagcacactaaCTGCACCTCCCTGCATCAGGTTCATCAGCCAGCACAGTCAATTCATAGGAGGCCCACAGCTATAATGCATTCCACACAAAACTCACAGCTATTTACACGAGGCATGTTGTTACTGAAAAACTGTAGCTTTTCAAAAGTGACAGGAAACTTGGGAGCAAACGTTCCTGACTGACCGAGGCAGTTTATTTCAAAAGCAcgcctgtttgtgtttcaggagcGCTTCAGTTCAGACAGTTTGcgcagaagctgctgctgtcggGCTTTGAGATGTTTCTTCTCCTGGAGCTGCCGTTTCTCCTTGGTGTGCAGCTCCACAAGGTAATCTGTCGCATGGGTCAGGATGGCCACCTTCGGGGTCTTTGCCGACTCCAGGCCTGGGATCTGATCCCGCAGGGCGAGGAAACGGGACCGGAGGTCGTTCCTCCGCTTCCGCTCAAGGAAGTTGTGGTTCCGCCTGCGGTCACTGTCCTCTGCGTCCGAGGTTTGGGGAGTCTCTGAGGGGGAGGCGGGCTGGGAGACCCGAGCCGAACAGCCCACACGCTGACTGGATGATGTGCAGGTGCGTTTGCTTTGGGGCTCTTCCTCagaatcctcctcctcctcatcatcatcatcatcatcttcctcctcggGTTCTGGCTCGCTGTCTGGGGAGCGGGCGGCGTAGTTGTGCTGCTGCCGGTGGACAGACATGTGGAAGCGTTTGGGGCAGGGGTCGGCCCGGACCGTGACGGTCACCGGTTTTCTGACATTCACCAGTCGCACCCGGTTCTGCTTGCTCTCCACAGTGACCACATCgatttcctcttcatcatcatctgcgACCACATGGGGAAACAATTCATCAGTACACACAGGAAAAGGGTTTTACAAGCACAGACCAACGCAGCCCTTTACAAAACAGTTCACAAGCTTCATGTTCCTGCACAAGAATGAGCAGCATTAAGATGAATCAAAGAAACTACACTGACTAAAGGGAAGTGCACTCCACAAAATCACTGCTCCTCCATCTGAGGAGGGCAGAGCAGGAGCCGAGGTGTTAACAGTGGTGTTCATCCATGCCAAAGCTTGCAGGAATTCAGGCTTTTGTCATTGAGCACTGACCATTCATCAACAATTTAAATGAGATTGGCTGGCAGGGGGGCACTCCCTAATTTGGGAAATGTGAAAGAGTAACTCTCACGGTCTGTCGCTGAGTATGTGTAGTAGTAATAAATCACCAGGACTGGGTCACCCCGCCCCTCTGCCGCACTCACACTGTAATGTGGAGCCAGTGGCAGATACTGAAAGCTTTGAATCCTGAGTAAAAGTGACGGGGCGCGGCTTTTAAAAGACTGCATGGGCATTTTGAGCAAGCACGAGGCGCATTGCCGAAGCGCGAGTAAAAATCCAGCTGGAAAGGTTACTGACTGCGATGTACTTGATAACCCCTCTGCACCACAAACCACAGTTATGCAACTGCAGCCCTGCTTCCCAAATTACGCATTGTTAGAGGGCAACATAATCCTGAGGCATGGGGCAGGGTGGGGCAATTTAGAGCCTGACTGCTTCCTTACCAGAGGAATCAGAGCGAGACTCGGAGCCAGACGACGCCggcttcctgcagctgcttgcCGGGATGGTGAGAACAGCCGCGGGGTCGACGCAGTCTGTCGCCGAGGTGGCGAGCGGGCCACTGGGGGGGGCGCACTGCGCTTTGCTCGGTCTCACTGAGATCTGGGCCACCGGGGAGACACCGGTCTGCCCCGCAGCTGACACTCTCCCGCCGCCGACCTTCTCCAGCTGCTTGCTGGCGGAGAAGCTGCTCCACATGCAGTCCTGGATGATGATGGAGCTGAGGTTGCCGAACAACTCCCCCGTGTCGGGAATGAACTGCGCCTCGCACTCCTCGTCCTGACCCAGGACTTTGGAAAGCCAGCTCAGCTTGTCTCCCGGCGAGAGCTGCAGCGCACCGCCGCTCAGAGTCCGGGTGGGAGACATGGGAGGGGTGGGCAGCAGCTCGAACTTTTTCCATATGTCCTCACTTGGTGCGGTTGACTTGTAAAAATCCTCCTCTGTGTCGAAATCGTTGAAAAAATAGTGCTGGTAACAGTCGAACTCCATGTTTCCCGATAATAAAATCCTCTAGGGTTTATTCCCACAAAATGACACCAAGTGGCCTCTGAAGAACGTCCTGCACAACCTGAGGGGAAATATCAGAGATTATCCTTTAAAGTGGTTCCCATCCGATCTTAGCATCCATCTCATGGCATATTAGGACATCACATCACACCCCTGTGTCAGTCTACATATGGGacacattaataattaattgtaTCTTGCGGATGCTCTTTGCACTGAAGGACTCAAACTGTCCAGGCACACAAGGTTATCATGCCCTCATCTAGTTACACACCCGGCGTCCACTGTGATGAAGTGCAAGTTTTTAAAGGACACGAGGCGAGGTGAAATAACTACAGACTCTGTTTAACAAGACTATCCTGCGTAAAAGTAACCTGTACGCGAGGCTGGCGCCCCGTGGTTCACCTGGCACAGCGCGTACCAGGAGTCATAACCGCAGCGGCACGGGTTCGTCTTTGCCTTTCCTGTTCCTCTCCAGCTATCAGCACATACGCTAAAAACTCATCTAAAAAAACGGGGTTGCATTTCCTGAAATGTACACACCGCTTTGTTCCTCCCAGCAGTCATGTGAACCGCTTCACAGTCCCAGCGTGGGTTAACTCTCCCAGACAGACCCTCTATTTCCTCATCTGAAACTTTCAGACAGACGCTAGAATGAAACTACTCACCGGCTCTCAGCAAAATCCCACAGCGAAATTCAGGGCATTGAAAATCCCTCTGCGGCCAAAGAGCAAAGAGTCCACGGTGCGCGCAGATCAGGCGGATAAAAGCAGCCCGAGCGGGTGCTGGATGCACAGATGCGGGGTTTCGAGTTCTTACTTGTGCTTTATTCTAAGTAGAAACGCGACAAAAAAAAGAGCCGAGATACTAACAACAAGCTCAAGGTCCGCCCCACAACAGAAAGCCACACAGTGCGTTTTTCGCGCCAGTAAGATATCCTGTTATAAGGCGGTGAAAAAGTGCAGGGTGGAGCCTCGGAAATATCTGCAGCGGTAGATCCGGGTAAGCCCCTTCATTTGCATCAGAGGCGGGGGGAGGCGCGCAGCCCCGCCCCGTCTACAACACCAATTATGGTCACAATAACTGCTATACTCCATAATCAATATttgttgccttttcttttttttttaaacaatcaTTTCCTTTCAGCCGAGACACTCTCTTTATGCTACTTTGTTCTTCTACTCTTctacatttaattttatttgaacTTAATTTGGCTTCTAATCGCTTTGTATTTTGAGATTTTATCCACATACATCATAATATCAGTTTAAAAAGCTTTGTCAAAGATTAAACTCTTCATGAAGACATTTATCTCTACTGTGACCTGCAACATCAGTCATCAGGGTCCACTGAAACACTTACTTAGTCGATTAATTGAATAACTGATTGAAGTAAAATTCATCTGCAGCTTTAAGCCATTTGTGAAGCCAAAAAGCCAAATTATTTACGAGACTGtgagcagcatttttctttttttttctgacattttgcagaccaaaccattcatttatttttcaataaaacaatACCAGCAATCATCACCTGCCCCAATTATATCTAATAAAAAGTACTTTTACATgtaatactttaagtacatgtAGCTGAAGCACCTTTGCTTAAGCAGAATTTTAAATTCAGGACTGTGTTACTTGTGTGTtatattgctgcttttacttgtAGGATCCATCTTCCACCATTAGATCCCAGTGTAATTAAGACATGGTAGTACTCTTAAAACTGGGTGGTCATGTCCAGTCTGACGTCTTCATCGAGAGATGAGTCTGTGATCCTCATACTGGGGTAAAGCTGACATGTCTGAACCTTGGCAGCAAACATGAGTTTTAAGATGATCCTCTTTTCCTTAATCCAGTTAAAATCAGCAGACCTCAGAGGACTTCCAAACCTCCTTTTTCCCCAACAGCCCCAGCTGTTAaaagcagcttgtttctgttgACTCAGGCGGGACTTTATCTtgatccatcttttttttttaatctgtcaatTATTCCTGATTACCGGCTGcaggcacatcagctgcagaggaagacaaagcaGCTGTAGAGCACTTTCGAGAAGTTGTTGATTTGCCCTCGCAAGTCTCCTCATTTGTATTACAAAAGGTAGGAATTCAATGCAGGTAGTCCTTCAGTTCAATGTTCGGCATCTTGACACAAAGTATAGAGCAGCTGAAAGGTGTATTCTATTCCAAGCTACTAAACATCTCCACAATAAAGGGTGGAGTGCATCTCTGAATGATCTCCATTCCAACTCAAAAGAGCATGACGAGTACACAAACAGTGGAGATTCAAACAtctgcaggtgctgctgagGTGAGTGATCTTGTTAACAGTGAGAGAAGTTTAATGTCTAAAACAAACACGGCTATATTTGGTCTTAAAACAGGccaca
Protein-coding regions in this window:
- the LOC139342478 gene encoding protein L-Myc-1b-like, which encodes MEFDCYQHYFFNDFDTEEDFYKSTAPSEDIWKKFELLPTPPMSPTRTLSGGALQLSPGDKLSWLSKVLGQDEECEAQFIPDTGELFGNLSSIIIQDCMWSSFSASKQLEKVGGGRVSAAGQTGVSPVAQISVRPSKAQCAPPSGPLATSATDCVDPAAVLTIPASSCRKPASSGSESRSDSSDDDEEEIDVVTVESKQNRVRLVNVRKPVTVTVRADPCPKRFHMSVHRQQHNYAARSPDSEPEPEEEDDDDDDEEEEDSEEEPQSKRTCTSSSQRVGCSARVSQPASPSETPQTSDAEDSDRRRNHNFLERKRRNDLRSRFLALRDQIPGLESAKTPKVAILTHATDYLVELHTKEKRQLQEKKHLKARQQQLLRKLSELKRS